From a region of the Wolbachia endosymbiont (group B) of Gerris lacustris genome:
- a CDS encoding ankyrin repeat domain-containing protein, producing MRVGIRTLIKYGANVNAQNYSGECPLSYAVEHGHWIVVMTLLCHDASTLLPDQCGETVRDLAERQGISNLLVEAEQRALDILTQLDLESSILRNKALMTVQHIASHILREIELHPSINFERMIRDQANQIEQLQYNAKLNEKRVALITDLIKCLQLRTNTKACPAEMDGVKEQILHSPCRWSYRTKNVNVGRVTSLANGIECMKLGPNTEACPGPSTKMNGIKEQRYSPYRRTYHTTNVNVEKATPLANNIEYTKLGPSTHLSKNLYMISRKE from the coding sequence ATGAGAGTTGGTATAAGGACCTTAATTAAATATGGAGCAAATGTTAATGCACAGAATTACTCAGGGGAATGTCCTTTAAGTTATGCTGTCGAACATGGACACTGGATAGTAGTAATGACCTTACTATGCCATGATGCAAGTACTTTATTGCCTGATCAATGCGGTGAAACTGTAAGAGATTTAGCTGAACGTCAAGGCATAAGTAATCTTCTAGTGGAAGCAGAACAAAGAGCACTAGATATACTTACGCAGCTTGACTTAGAATCAAGTATACTCAGAAACAAAGCATTAATGACAGTGCAACACATAGCATCACATATATTGAGAGAAATAGAATTACATCCATCTATCAACTTTGAACGTATGATAAGAGATCAAGCTAATCAAATTGAACAATTACAGTATAACGCTAAACTTAATGAAAAAAGAGTAGCACTTATAACTGACCTCATTAAATGTTTGCAGTTAAGGACTAACACTAAAGCGTGTCCAGCTGAAATGGATGGAGTAAAAGAACAAATATTACATAGTCCTTGCAGGTGGTCATATCGCACTAAAAATGTTAATGTAGGAAGAGTAACATCTTTAGCTAACGGCATTGAGTGTATGAAGTTAGGGCCTAACACTGAAGCGTGTCCAGGCCCTAGTACTAAAATGAATGGAATAAAAGAACAAAGATATAGTCCTTACAGGCGGACATATCACACTACAAATGTTAATGTAGAAAAAGCAACACCTTTAGCTAACAACATTGAGTATACGAAGTTAGGCCCTAGTACTCACCTCTCTAAGAACCTGTACATGATCTCAAGAAAGGAATAA
- a CDS encoding IS630 family transposase (programmed frameshift) has product MALRSKLLDEKVVESAKEMLKKVRNNAYVAKKLNAVIAAKKHSITAVAKICCISRKAITTWIKHIKFGREEKLFSPPQRRRKTILNQSQLEQIEVWIEENPNITIREMRIRIQERFGLNISKSTIHRNMQRMKFSYITPRPVHSGQDKNKQEEFKKNLNETIVMHSEKELFFFDESRFGTHSKVGHGWFKKGSRTQVKVKLGRENFYLYSAVNPRNGENFSLFAPNVNTACINIFLEQMSQYLGIRKAFLVMDCASWHKSKSLKIPKNIEIIYLPPYSPDLNPVERFWLYIKQNILRNKIYDTIVLLESALCKFITSLSPSTVKQLCNASYLVH; this is encoded by the exons ATGGCATTAAGATCAAAATTATTGGATGAAAAAGTGGTGGAATCAGCAAAAGAGATGCTGAAGAAAGTAAGAAATAATGCGTATGTTGCAAAAAAACTAAATGCTGTAATTGCAGCAAAAAAGCACAGTATAACAGCTGTAGCAAAAATATGTTGCATTTCGAGAAAGGCAATTACTACATGGATAAAGCACATAAAATTTGGAAGAGAAGAAAAATTATTTTCTCCACCTCAACGCCGTAGAAAAACTATATTGAACCAAAGTCAACTTGAACAAATTGAGGTGTGGATAGAGGAAAACCCCAATATTACTATTAGAGAAATGAGAATAAGAATCCAAGAAAGATTTGGTTTGAATATCAGCAAATCCACAATACATCGTAATATGCAAAGAATGAAATTCTCATATATCACACCAAGACCAGTTCATAGTGGACAGGATAAAAATAAGCAAGAGGAGTTT AAAAAAAACCTCAATGAAACTATTGTCATGCATTCTGAAAAAGAGCTATTTTTCTTCGATGAATCACGGTTTGGTACACATTCAAAAGTTGGACATGGGTGGTTTAAAAAAGGCAGTAGGACACAGGTTAAGGTAAAATTAGGTAGGGAAAATTTTTATCTCTATAGTGCAGTTAATCCCAGAAATGGAGAGAATTTTAGCTTATTTGCACCAAACGTCAACACTGCTTGTATAAATATATTCCTTGAACAGATGTCGCAATATTTAGGAATACGAAAGGCTTTTCTCGTGATGGATTGCGCTAGTTGGCATAAGTCAAAAAGTTTAAAGATACCTAAAAATATCGAAATTATATACCTACCACCATACTCACCTGACCTCAATCCTGTTGAGAGGTTTTGGTTATATATAAAACAGAACATTTTGCGCAATAAAATCTACGATACAATTGTTCTGCTTGAGAGCGCTTTGTGTAAATTTATTACCTCTCTTTCCCCTTCCACGGTTAAACAACTCTGCAATGCTTCTTATTTGGTTCATTAA